A genomic region of Primulina eburnea isolate SZY01 unplaced genomic scaffold, ASM2296580v1 ctg1096_ERROPOS100000, whole genome shotgun sequence contains the following coding sequences:
- the LOC140820513 gene encoding uncharacterized protein, producing MAAREQVHPHEETDEVDSGFGQMNPLPPPPMGQAPADQPLLPGELTLAHFSSYLPPRFDSSETGERAEEWIKRIEQIFVTAPCARSAWLRLATFQLSRNVLLWWQTTEAGLRAQGRTVDWDVFRSRFLDKYFSIAARQKKEKEFEDLRQGSMSVAEYETRYSALLKYVPHVATNVHAKMRHFLKGLKLELFDRVQSNNPVSFEDAVTRAELVMQEYGAQGRLSEPTRESLRPQGQSFKSHRGSSSSSASSGKRRFDSRHVDSRGGSSQSVQGQRGESRAVRCFRCGGHHLIKQCTQTEITCFECGSVGHIARQCPRREGQREPSSDRGRSSGRGGRQPQQSTPRPSGGQPRMQGAGPPQAQVYALTREQAEEAREEMIAGKCYLCSYPAYILIDTGASHTFISKRFVVEHHMRSSPLSMPLSVSTPSGVDISVVSMISDGIISYEGYELRSDMIILEMTDFNCIVGINVLRRYGATVDCYQRVVYFYTDDKERWTFYGKGSRPRVPLVSAIRMSRLLEHGHEGYIIYAVDVIEKKKDVGIEEIHIVAEFADVFPDEIPGFPPAREVEFGIELMPGTSPISRTPYRMAPAELRELKAQLQDLLDKGYIRPSVSPWGSTCCGICLETAETTRNKMTDERVQQWKELVSQKQDTRFRVADDGSLRINVRWVAPDISELRQGLLRRAHCSRYSIHPGGKKMYKDLSSQFWWKGMKRDVIDFVCRCLNCQQIKAERRRPEGESRSLEVPTWKWEHISMYFVTHLPRSTGTIDAIWVIVDRLTKVAHLIPYSMSSTYLMMAQLYIREIVRLHGIPVSIISDRDPRFTSHFWEGLQTAMGTELRLSTAYHPQTEGQTERTIQTLEDMLRAYVMDFKSSWQSSIPLVEFAYNNSYQSSIQMAPFEALYGRRCRSPLYWDDVDRAAVTCPDMIHEMQQKV from the exons ATGGCAGCTAGAGAACAGGTACATCCACACGAGGAAACAGACGAGGTTGACAGTGGGTTTGGGCAGATGAATCCATTGCCACCTCCTCCTATGGGACAGGCACCTGCAGATCAGCCTTTATTGCCTGGTGAGTTGACTTTGGCACATTTTAGCAGTTATCTTCCACCGAGATTTGATAGTTCTGAGACGGGTGAGCGAGCAGAGGAGTGGATTAAGAGGATAGAGCAGATTTTTGTGACCGCTCCGTGTGCTAGGTCTGCTTGGTTACGATTGGCTACATTTCAGCTTTCGAGGAATGTACTATTGTGGTGGCAGACGACTGAGGCCGGATTGAGAGCTCAGGGCCGTACTGTTGATTGGGATGTGTTTCGCTCTCGTTttcttgataaatatttttctatagCAGCCAGACAGAAgaaagagaaagaatttgaggatttgagacagggtagtatgtctgttgctgAGTATGAGACTCGATATTCTGCATTGTTGAAATATGTGCCACATGTTGCTACGAATGTTCATGCTAAGATGAGGCATTTCTTGAAAGGGTTGAAGTTGGAGTTATTTGATCGTGTGCAATCAAATAACCCGGTATCATTTGAGGATGCAGTGACGAGGGCTGAGTTGGTTATGCAGGAGTATGGGGCTCAGGGACGATTATCAGAGCCGACTAGGGAGTCATTGCGACCGCAGGGACAGTCTTTTAAATCTCATAGgggttcatcttcttcttcagCATCATCTGGGAAGCGTCGATTTGATTCACGACATGTTGATAGTCGTGGGGGCAGTTCTCAgtctgttcaggggcagagaggaGAGTCCAGAGCAGTGAGATGTTTTCGTTGTGGGGGACATCATCTGATCAAACAGTGTACACAGACCGAGATCACCTGTTTTGAGTGTGGCAGTGTGGGCCATATAGCCAGACAATGTCCTAGACGTGAGGGACAGCGAGAGCCCAGTAGTGATAGAGGTAGATCCTCAGGGAGAGGAGGACGACAGCCTCAGCAGTCTACACCGCGACCTTCTGGAGGACAGCCACGTATGCAGGGAGCTGGTCCGCCTCAGGCACAGGTGTATGCTTTGACCCGGGAGCAGGCAGAGGAGGCACGAGAGGAGATGATAGCGGGTAAGTGTTATTTATGttcttatcctgcttatattctTATTGATACTGGTGCCTCGCATACATTTATATCGAAGAGGTTTGTGGTTGAGCATCATATGCGCTCGTCTCCATTGTCTATGCCTCTTTCTGTTTCGACACCTTCTGgagttgatatatcagttgtatCTATGATATCAGATGGTATTATTTCTTATGAGGGCTATGAGCTgagatctgatatgattattctAGAGATGACTGATTTTAATTGTATTGTGGGAATTAATGTGCTGAGGAGATATGGTGCGACGGTTGATTGTTATCAGCGGGTAGTATACTTTTATACCGATGATAAAGAGCGTTGGACTTTTTATGGGAAAGGTTCTCGTCCCCGTGTTCCGTTGGTATCTGCTATTCGGATGTCTCGGTTATTGGAGCATGGACATGAGGGTTAtattatttatgctgtagatgtgaTAGAGAAGAAGAAGGATGTGGGAATAGAGGAGATACATATAGTTgctgagtttgctgatgtatttcctgatgagattccaggcttCCCACCAGCTCGTGAGGTGGAGTTTGGGatcgagttgatgccaggtacttcCCCTATTTCTCGTACTccttacagaatggcaccagcagAGTTGAGAGAGTTGAAAGCCCAGTTGCAGGACTTGCTGGACAAGGGATACATTCGCCCTAGTGTATCgccttggg gatCGACATGTTgtggcatatgcctcgagacagctgaaaccacaCGAAATAAG ATGACAGACGAGAGAGTTCAGCAATGGAAGGAGTTAGTTTCTCAGAAACAAGATACTCGTTTTAGAGTCGCTGATGATGGCAGTTTGAGGATAAATGTTAGATGGGTAGCACCTGATATATCTGAGTTGCGTCAGGGTCTGTTGCGGCGTGCACATTGTAGTCGATATTCTATCCACCCTGGTGGcaagaagatgtataaggatctaagctctcagttttggtggaagggAATGAAACGTGATGTGATTGATTTTGTATGTCGATGTCTCAATTGTCAACAAATCAAAGCTGAGAGGAGAAGGCCAGAAGGTGAGTCGAGGAGTTTAGAAGTACCGacatggaaatgggagcacataTCGATGTATTTTGTTACTCATTTGCCAAGAAGTACTGGAACtattgatgctatttgggtgattgttgatcgattgacgaAAGTTGCACATCTTATACCTTATAGCATGAGTAGTACGTACTTGATGATGGCACAGTTGTATATACGAGAGATTGTACGACTGCATGGGATTCCCGTGTCTATtatatctgatagagatcctcgatttacttctcatttttggGAAGGACTGCAGACTGCGATGGGGACAGAGTTGAGAttgagtacagcttatcatcctcagacagaagGTCAGACTGAGCGTACTATTCAGACGctggaggatatgttgcgtgcttaTGTTATGGATTTTAAATCTTCTTGGCAGTCATCT